AGGCGAGGATAAGCATAGAAAGATAGCTGTTGTGGAGGAGGAGAAGGATAACTTAACTGATGAGGAGAAGGAAATGATAGAGGACTACCAGAAGCAATTGCTTGAGAATTTATATGAGGATGAACGTGGCGGAGAAACCGAGGACTAATTGAAATATTTTTAGGTAGATGGGGTTGTTCTTGGAATAATATTTAAGGCGTGCACCTCATGGTGAATTGCAATGAGTAGAATAGCCGTAGTAGATAATGATAGGTGTCAACCCAAGAAATGTACTCAGGAATGCATTAGATTCTGTCCATTAGTTAGAACTGGAAAGAGAGCTATCTATTTCGATGAGAACATCAAGAAGCCCATCATAACTGACCTCTGCACGGCATGCGGCATATGCATAAAGAAGTGCCCCTTCGATGCAATAACGATAATAAATACTCCCGCTGAGCTCGAGGGGGAATGTATTCATCAATATGGGCCAAGCGGCTTTAAGCTGTTTAGGTTGCCCTTGTTAAGGCCTGGAAAGGTTATAGGAATAATAGGCCAGAATGCGTTGGGTAAGACAACAATTGCTAAGATATTGAGCGGAGAGATAAGGCCTAATCTATGCACCGGTAATTCCAGTGAGACCGCGATTATTCAGTACTTTAAAGGAACAGAGATGCAATCATACATGGAGAGGCTTTATGGGAAGGGACTTAAGGTGGTTCATAAAACCCAGTACATAGAGACTATCCCGATGTATGTCAAGGGCAAGGTCAGGGAAGTTCTTGCGAGGATTAAGAGTGATGAATCGGCCCTGAATCAAGTAATGAATAAATTGAATTTGCTTCACTTAGGGGATAGGCTTCTTTCTGAGTTGAGTGGTGGTGAGTTGCAGAGGGTTGCTATAGCTGCGGCTTTGCTTCGTCAAGCGGATGTATACATATTCGACGAATCAACGACTCACTTAGATATAGTGGAGAGGTTCAGGGTTGCCAACGCAATACGGGAATTAGCGGGGGAGGGCCGCTATGTATTGGTAATAGATCATGACCTGGCAATAATGGATTACTTATCGGACCTGGTCGTGATCCTATATGGAAAACCAGGGGCCTACGGTATATCATCACATATCAAGAGCGTTAAGGATGGCATCAACGAGTACCTAAAGGGTTACTTGGTTGATGAGAACATACTGATAAGAAAGGAGCCAGTTAAATTCAACATTAACCCACCATCAAGGAGAATCAAGGAGGACAAGATACTAATAGAGTGGACACGACTCAGGAAGCGGTTAGGGTCATTTGAACTAGACATAATGCCCGGCAAAGCATTTAGGGGAGAAGTCATTGGAATAATTGGACCCAATGGAATAGGCAAAAGCACGTTTGCGAAGATGCTGGCCGGCGAGCTTGATCCAGATGAAGGAACGGTAGTGCCATATGGCAACATAACGATGAGTTACAAGCCGCAGTACGTCAGCGATATAGCGATGAAACTAGGCGACATCACCGTGAATGGCTATATATCTAAGGTGGCGGGCGCCGATTATCAGTCGAACATTCATTGGCCGGATTTAGCCAATGGATTAGCGTTGATTCCATTAATGGATAGGCTTCTTTCTGAGTTGAGTGGTGGTGAGTTGCAGAGGGTTGCTATAGCTGCGGCTTTGCTTCGTCAAGCGGATGTATACGTATTCGACGAACCCATGGCTTACCTTGATGTGGAGCAAAGAATGAGGATAGCTCATGTGCTACTAAAGACAATAACCGAGAAGGAATCATTGGCATTTGTTGTGGAGCATGACATAACCATGATGGATAGGGTAAGCACTGCCGCCATGGTATTTCACGGAGAACCAGGCAAAAGCGGAGCAGCGGAGCCCCCCGCCGATTTAAGGACTAGCATGAATGCCTTCTTGAAGATGCAGGACATGACTTTTAGAAGGGACTCCAGCACCGGCAGGCCTAGATTCAATAAGAAGGGTTCAGTACTAGATAGGACCCAGAGAGATATGGGTGAATATTATTACTTTATTGAGGGAAACCAGCAATGAAGAAACAATAAACTTAGTTCGTTGGGGTCCTCCAGCAATGATTCTCCCCCTTGCCTTGAGGGATGGGATTTATCATTAGCCTATCGAGATTTGATGGTTTATGAATACTGCGGAAAACAATATTTAGATCCTATGCATGGTGGTTGCTTATGCCTACAAGCGATGAATTACTTAGTTACTTGCTGGGCGTAATAGATCAAATGGATAAAGACGAATTAAAAACGACGCTACAAGAAGCAACATCTTGCGTGCTCTGTGCATTATATGGAGTCTCCTCCAATGTAACTCATGAGACGCGACCAATAAATGGCGTAGTTGATTTAGTGAAGGCCCTTAATGATCCCTATGTTAGGAAGGGTCTTGGATTATTAATAAATTTGATTAGGAACCTAGGCAAATGTCTAGATACAGCTGAGAAAATACGAAATGCATCAAATGGTGCATGTCCAGTAGATACCCCATGCTTTGTATTGGCTTATCTTGATAAAAATAATGGGAACGACGGTGGAAAAACTTAAAATAAACATTTTTTGTAAAGTAATTCATGGCTAAGAAAATCCTCGTCTTGGGCGGCGGCGTTGGGGGAGTCGTTGCCGCCAAGAAGTTGGCTGAACGTCTACGGGGAAGGGTCGATGTGGAAATAACCATAATAAATGATACTGATTATTACCTGCTTCCACCGCTCCTAGTCAACATAGCGTTAGGCGACATAGATCCATCCCAGGCCCAGCTTCCGCTCTCCATGTTAGGGAGGCGCGGCGTTAAGTATGTGAAAGCCATCGTGACTAAGGTGGATCCAGAAAATAGGACCGTGGAGACCGATAAGGGCAAGTTCAATTATGATTACTTGATAGCAAGCCTAGGGGTAGAAAATGACTTCAAGACATATAATTTAGGGGTTGGATACCATAATTTCTCGCTTGAGGGAGCATTGAAACTGAAGGAGGCATTGAGGAGCTTCACCGGCGGCAATGTAGTGGTTTTCACGCCGGAGCCGCTGTATAGGTGTGGCGTCTATCCATTTGAGATCATTGGCCAACTAGATACTATCTTCAGGAAGCGTGGCATACGTGACAAGGTTAATTTAACGCTGGTTCACCCATTTGAGAAGCCAATACAACCCCTCGGCCCGGAGGCGGTTAAAATAACCATGGATGTTTTCCAGAAGAAGGGAATAAATTACGTAGGCAATGCAAGGCCCGTGGAGGTCGATGATAAGAACAAGACAGTGGTATTGACGAGCGATAAAGTCAAGTATGACTTATTAATAGTGGTGCCTCCAGCCAGGTTACCCAAGCCATTTGAGGGTACCTCCCTCGTTGTGGATACTCCAATGGGTAAGTGGACGGCTGCAAATGTATATACTGGAAGGAGTCCTAAGTTCGATGATGTTTACTTGCCGGGGGAGCACTCCATGCCAGTCATTGGCCTTCCCACGGCCGGAGTTCCAGTTCACTTCACAGCATTAGCTAGTGCCGATGTCATTGCGGGCGAATTGCTTGGCCAACCCATTGATCCTGCGCAGATAAATGCAATGACGTGCGCAATGGATTACGGCGAGTTGGGATTAATGTTTAATTGCGATATAAAGTTGGACATGAATAACAACAAGGCGCTCTGGATGGGTAGTTGTTATAGCATATTGACATCGCCACTGGGTAAGCTTATAAAGGATGTCTTTTACAAAACTTGGCTAAAGACCACGATGTAGGTGATGATGATGGCAGAAACAACCCAAACCCAGAACATGGATGAGAAGCTCCTCGAAATGATAGGCATGTTAACGGATAACATGGATGAATTAAAGGGATTGCTTGACCAAATAATAGAATTAAAGAAAAGCGGCGCTCTTGATTCGCTAATGCTAATAATAAAGAGATTCGAGGAAATAATTCAGTACTTGTTCCAAGAGCCGGCCCTATTTAGGTTGTTATCGGTTCTCATGGATGGATCCCTCCAAGCAATGAATAAATTGGATGCACAAGATATAATTAATCTCAAGGGCACAATTCAATCGTTAGGAGGATGCATGGGGAAGAGCCTAAACATGGAGACGCTGTCAAACGCGAAGCCCGTTAATGGAGTATTCGGCTTAATGAGTGTGCTAAATGATCCAGATGTTAGAAAAGGCCTCGGCATAGCAATGGAGCTTCTCCGAATAATGGGGCGCTGCTCAAAACAGAAGTAAATGGTGCTTCCCTAAATCGCTCCTCAGATTGGGGAACCCATTTTTTCCCTATATATGTTATCAAACCTAGTGCTGAATATGAATAATGGGTTCCTACTCATGTTATTCTTTAATTCCCTCATGGCTATCGAGTAAAGCAGCCTTAATATTATGGAATCAGCTGACTCAGCTGGTTCCTGAATGTTTATCTTGAATTGCTTAGCCATCCTTAACGCCCAATCAGAGCAATACTGGTGCTCAGGGCACTCGCTCTCGCATAGTGGCTTGCGATCAGTGGGGGTTCTTAGAATGAATTTTCCTTTTCTTGAATCTATGAATGCCCCGTAATTACTCAGCATTTTTATTATGGTGTTCTCATCATCATGCTCTATTAAGTAACCAAGATAGACGAGCGCAGTAGGTATATAGTATATCCTATTAGCTTCCCTGGTCAGATTAAGTTTTTTTGCTTCATTTGCGCTTAATTGCCTTATCCATCCTAGCTCTTCAAGGGACTTAATGTGCCTATGCACGGCGCCCTTTAGCAAGCTAAGCCTAGCGGATACCTCTGTCACTGTAGCCGGTCCATTTGCGAGTATCCTCATTACCTCATACTTAAGGGGGGAATTAATCAATTCATCAAATGCAGATCTGGGCAGGAGCGCCATGGTCTGAATAGGCAAATGATTATTCCCAATCATTCCCTCCAATACTCTAATTGTCATTTTTGATCTCTATTGTTTTTAAGTGGTTAATGCTAGAAAATATAAATCCTACTCCGATATTCACGGGGTAAAATGAGCGGGAATGAATAGGCAATTACCGATCTCGGGCAGGCTTATGGAGATAGATGAGAGGTACCCCCTGGTTGGTTCCTTAGCGTTCGGAATAATAGATAGGGGGACCAACGTAATAGAGGTTAGGCCCACATCTATTTGTTCATTATCATGCATTTTTTGTTCGGTTAATGCTGGGCCTAATTCAAAGGTTAGAGCCATGGAGTACATGGTTAGGCCAAATGCTTTGATTGATGCCGTTAATGAGGTGGCTAAGTATAAGGAGGTTGATGTGGAGGCCCACATAGATGGCATGGGGGATCCTGGTAATTACCCGTTCCTGGTGGACTTAGTCCAGGGAATCAGCGATGTTGCTAAGAGCATTAGCATGCAGACGCGGCTATTCATGTTAAGCGAGAAACGCATAAGGGAATTAGGAGAGGCCGGGTTAACTAGGATTAATCTAAGCATTGATGCCTTACTACCGCCCCTAGCGCGCAGGCTTTCAGGGAGCAGGAATTATGATATTAATGAAGTATTAAGAAAGCTCGGCTACCTCTTGCGCAACACCAAGATACAGGTAATAATTTCGCCCGTATTGCTGCCCGGTTTGAATGAGGGGGAGATGGCTAAGATAGGTTCATTAGTTAAGGCGCTTCGCTTAACTGATAGAGTCAAGTATCCACTATTGATTCAGAAGTACCTTCACCATAAGAGGGGCCGCAACCCGGTTAATGAGGAGTCCTGGGATGATTTTTGGTTCTACTTATCGAGTCTCTCAAAATCAATACAGCTGGACCTAATCCCTGGAAGGGATGCCATGAATATAGTTCCAGCGCGGGAATTGCCGAAGCCGTATAAGGTAGGCGATTTAGTTGATGTTAAAATCGCGATGCCCGGCATATTCAGGAACGAATGCATCGCAGTCCCATTGAAGAGGACTGGATCAAACATATATGATAGGGTAATAACGATTGTTGGCAGGCCCTGTATTCCAAATAAAAGAACGCGGACCCGCATAATTAGGAATAAGGATAACATATATATAGGAATTTGAGGATTTCATGTGGACATTCTTCATCAAGCATCACTTGCCCATAATGCCTGGCCTAGTTAATTTAGATGCGTTTAACACCTCATCGATTTCCTCCTCGCTTAGTCCAGCATCCCGCATCGCTTCCCTAATGCTCTTTCCCCGCATTATTGCCTTGCCGAGTTCCGCTGCCTTATCATATCCCAGTATTGGCGATACTAAAGTAATTAGGGCAGGGCTGCTCTCCGCGTATTTCTTCATGATATCTATGTTGGGCTGTAACCCATTAATCACGAGCTTGGCGAATTTATTTAAGGCCTCGGCAGCTATATTAATTTGGCTCAACACATCGAGGCCTATTAATGGTACTCCCATGGATAGCTCGAACTCGCCCAGCATTGATGCTTGCGACACGGCATTTGCTAATCCAATTAATTGGGAGGACGCGAGAAGAACCGCCTCAGCGGTTACTGGATTGGTTTTTCCCGGCATTATGCTGCTGCCGGCTACCTCGGCTTGAGTGGGTAGATCTATTTCGTTCAGGGCAGTGAATGGGCCGGAGAACATTAGCCTAATATCCTGGCTTAGCCTATACAGATTTATGCCGATTATCTTGATTGCCTCGCTTAACATGGCTATATCGCTCATTAACCGCATTGCCCTGAACTTATTGGCCTCCTTGAAACCTATGCCGGTGCTGGATGATACTTCCTCTATAACTAGCCTCCCAAATTCCGGGTGAGAATTTATACCTGTTCCCACAGCGGTCCCCCCAATCGGTAATTCCTTAACGTCCTCCAGCAAGTACTTAATGGAATTAGCGTTATGGGTGAATGCATCCTCATAAGCGGATAGTTCCTGTCCAAGCGTTACGGGCAATGCATCCCTCAAATGGGTTCTGCCGGCCTTAATCACATTACTGTACTTCTTGGATGCTTCATGAAGGGATGAAATCATAACCTCAAGGGCAGGCTCTAATCGGTTCCTTACTTCCACCACTGTGGCTATACGTATGGCTGTGGGAACCACGTCATTGGATGATTGGCCCATATTCACGTGATCATTTGGATGAATCTTTATACCGCTTAATTCACTGGCCCGCCTAGCGATTACCTCATTTATATTCATGTTTAGTCCAGTGCCTGAGCCTGTTTGAAATACATCAAGGATAACCTCTTCATCGTGCTCCCCATTCATTACCTCCCTGGCCGCATTCATTATAGCCTTAGTCTCCAAATCACCCAGTAATCCCAGCTTGTTATTTGCCTTCGCAGCGGAGTACTTTATCAGCCCCATGCTCCATATCAGCCTAGAGGGAAACCTGGTTCCGGTATTCAGGAAAAGATCACGCGCCTTCTCTGTGTAGCTCATGAATTGAGATAATCCTTATTTCTATAAGCCTTGCGTTATTATTCATTAATTATGGATGTTTTGAGGTTGTGGGCAGTATAGTTGGGATCCGCGTCTTAATACATTTTTGGTTTATCCGTTATGGTTAATATGGGATCATCTCTTTCTTCACCAGTGAATTACCTAGGAGTTATTTATGATGTTGATGGGGTCAAGGGAGCTAGGATGAGGATCTTCATGGATGCCGAGGACGATGTGTGGATAGGTAAATTCGTGGTAATCGATGATGAGTATCCCATCTTATCTAGAGTTGTCTCAATCGATAGGAAGAACTACTTATCGGATGAGAGAATGATAGCTCAATTGGACAGCAAGGAGAGAATGGATGAGTTAAGGAAGTACGGCTTCGATCTAGAGTATATATCAACATCCACCACGGCTTCATTATCGATAATAGGTAAATTCAAGGAGAATAGGCTGCTTCACATAGATAGGCCGCTTAGAACATATAGCTTAGTATATGATGCAGATGATAAATTAATAGAGACGTTGCTGGGCTCTAGCCAAGAATCATCACTTGATGTGGGCNTAATAAAGGGGTCCCACGTTCATGCCAGGCTCGATCCAGATAAATTAGTGACTCATCACTGTGCAATACTGGCATCCACGGGCGCCGGTAAGTCGTGGCTGGCGGGGGTCATATTAGAGGAATTAACCCTCCGTGTTGGGCTTCCCATATTGGTTATTGACCCGCATGGGGAATACTCGGCCATGCAGTATCCAGGGGATCCAAGCAGCCTCAGCAAGGAGGATATTGAGGCAGCTGAGCGAGTATCATCGCTTGTATCGATATACATACCGGGCAAAGTAGATGTTTCCTCAATGGATAAACATTACGCTAAGCGATTCGGCCGTCCTAGGCAATACACTAGGGTTGGCATGAATCCTAGGTCAATGCCGCTGGGGGTTCTGGTCAAGTTACTTAATTATTATTATGGATTAACCGATGCCCAGAGAAGGATACTGGAGGAGGGGTGGGTCTATAGCTCCATATATGATGAGCCTCCCCTGACGCCCATAGATGAATTGATAAATGAGATAGTGGGGTCCGGAAGAAATGCGGCAACCAAGGGCTATGGGGGCGAAATAGCCACATCATCCCTATCAGTTAAGCTGCGGATGCTCTTTGAGAATAGGCCATTCTTCCTAACCCGTTACGGCGACTATTATGGGAGTGAACCCATTAGGCTCCTCGATGTTAAGACCATGCTATCCAGCCCTGGAATAAAGGTNCTGGATCTGAGTTCACTGGATATAATGGATCAACAAGCCCTCGCCGCCGTCGTCCTGGATACCGTTTTCGCNTTGGCAAAGAGAAGACTAGTGCCGCCCACTTTCCTATTAATAGAGGAGGCCCATAATTTCGTGCCGAGCAAGGGCTCATCTATGAGCAAGCAATCCATACTTAGAATAGCTAGGGAAGGCCGCAAATTCGGCATAGGCATGTGCCTCGTCTCGCAGAGACCATCACGCGTGGATCCAGATGCATTGAGCCAATGCATGACTCAAATATTCAAGAGAATAATCAACCCACTTGATTTGAAGTATGTGGAGTTAATAAGTGAATACGTGTCCAGAGAGGAGATAGGGCAACTCCGTGTGCTGAATTCGGATGAGGCTTTGGTGACCGGTTTATCCGTTAAAATACCGTTATTAATAGGAGTTAGGAAGCGCTTGACAGCGCATGGTGGGGAAACACCCTCCATAAGCGAGTCACTCAAGGATTTCTGGGGAGAGGGAAGGACTGATGAGTAAGACCACTGCTGATGCATGATGATGGTACAAAGCGCTGAGCATTGTCAGGCTGTAGCCGCGACTACCTGCTTCTCTAGATTTATTTCTGCTGCCTTATAGTTCCGGGTCCATAGGGACACTATGAACGTCAATCCCATCATTATCATTCCAATCATAAATATCAAGTTAANGGCAGTTGATGATGGGAGAACCGCTATTGGTATTAAGTTGCCGTTGAATAATGTGAAGTATACGGTTTCATATGAGTCCATTATAACCGTTGATATGACTGGACCAATGGAACTTCCCAGGGTCCGTATTAGGGTATTCATTCCTATGCCTATTCCCCTGGAGTCCTCTGGAACCGATACAGCCACCATGTTGACTAGGGGAACTATTATGCATATTAGACCAAGCGATGCAATCACCGTGTCCTCAACCAAGGCTAATGACGATGCTCTATTAATCATCATGAGGTAGAACCCCAAGACGCCAACCAAGGCCCCAGTAATTAGGACCGGTTTAGGCCCGCTTCTCGCCACTATCCTGCCGACAAACGGTCCTACTAATGCCATGGTTAATGCCACGGGGCTCATTAAGAGGCCTGTCTGTATGATGGATAGCCCTAACCCAAATGGCGCAGGCAATTGTGCGTAATACGTTATCGCGATAAATATCAGGAACATTCCCACCCCTGAAATGAGG
The Thermocladium sp. ECH_B genome window above contains:
- a CDS encoding ATPase (originally found to be an inhibitor of the antiviral RNase-L in human cells; contains ABC-type nucleotide binding domains; putatively functions in RNA maturation), whose product is MSRIAVVDNDRCQPKKCTQECIRFCPLVRTGKRAIYFDENIKKPIITDLCTACGICIKKCPFDAITIINTPAELEGECIHQYGPSGFKLFRLPLLRPGKVIGIIGQNALGKTTIAKILSGEIRPNLCTGNSSETAIIQYFKGTEMQSYMERLYGKGLKVVHKTQYIETIPMYVKGKVREVLARIKSDESALNQVMNKLNLLHLGDRLLSELSGGELQRVAIAAALLRQADVYIFDESTTHLDIVERFRVANAIRELAGEGRYVLVIDHDLAIMDYLSDLVVILYGKPGAYGISSHIKSVKDGINEYLKGYLVDENILIRKEPVKFNINPPSRRIKEDKILIEWTRLRKRLGSFELDIMPGKAFRGEVIGIIGPNGIGKSTFAKMLAGELDPDEGTVVPYGNITMSYKPQYVSDIAMKLGDITVNGYISKVAGADYQSNIHWPDLANGLALIPLMDRLLSELSGGELQRVAIAAALLRQADVYVFDEPMAYLDVEQRMRIAHVLLKTITEKESLAFVVEHDITMMDRVSTAAMVFHGEPGKSGAAEPPADLRTSMNAFLKMQDMTFRRDSSTGRPRFNKKGSVLDRTQRDMGEYYYFIEGNQQ
- a CDS encoding pyridine nucleotide-disulfide oxidoreductase, coding for MAKKILVLGGGVGGVVAAKKLAERLRGRVDVEITIINDTDYYLLPPLLVNIALGDIDPSQAQLPLSMLGRRGVKYVKAIVTKVDPENRTVETDKGKFNYDYLIASLGVENDFKTYNLGVGYHNFSLEGALKLKEALRSFTGGNVVVFTPEPLYRCGVYPFEIIGQLDTIFRKRGIRDKVNLTLVHPFEKPIQPLGPEAVKITMDVFQKKGINYVGNARPVEVDDKNKTVVLTSDKVKYDLLIVVPPARLPKPFEGTSLVVDTPMGKWTAANVYTGRSPKFDDVYLPGEHSMPVIGLPTAGVPVHFTALASADVIAGELLGQPIDPAQINAMTCAMDYGELGLMFNCDIKLDMNNNKALWMGSCYSILTSPLGKLIKDVFYKTWLKTTM
- a CDS encoding fumarate hydratase is translated as MSYTEKARDLFLNTGTRFPSRLIWSMGLIKYSAAKANNKLGLLGDLETKAIMNAAREVMNGEHDEEVILDVFQTGSGTGLNMNINEVIARRASELSGIKIHPNDHVNMGQSSNDVVPTAIRIATVVEVRNRLEPALEVMISSLHEASKKYSNVIKAGRTHLRDALPVTLGQELSAYEDAFTHNANSIKYLLEDVKELPIGGTAVGTGINSHPEFGRLVIEEVSSSTGIGFKEANKFRAMRLMSDIAMLSEAIKIIGINLYRLSQDIRLMFSGPFTALNEIDLPTQAEVAGSSIMPGKTNPVTAEAVLLASSQLIGLANAVSQASMLGEFELSMGVPLIGLDVLSQINIAAEALNKFAKLVINGLQPNIDIMKKYAESSPALITLVSPILGYDKAAELGKAIMRGKSIREAMRDAGLSEEEIDEVLNASKLTRPGIMGK